The Cyprinus carpio isolate SPL01 chromosome A3, ASM1834038v1, whole genome shotgun sequence genomic interval tgcctCTCTGTGGCTTGACAACACCCTGACTGAACTAAACTGTTTATTGACAAAATTTTGGAAAGTTTATCTTACATCACTGCTATTTCAGTTGCTTTTCAGTATTTGTTTATCATAGAAGTAAAAGTTGAGATATTTTTTGTTCTGCTTTACTATCATaattaggggtgtgtgatattgaaaaaaaaaaaaaaaatgaaaaaaaaaaaatctctgttttgGGGATTTTGTTGATAacaataattagacaatattttgctgaatgtttttTGTGCTGGTACTTTGGTTGGTTTGGGCCTGTCATGAACAGCCGGCTGTTTGTTAGATGGTTGTTTCACAATAGtgacagaaattaacttttaaaggggtaatatgatgcaatttcaagttttcctttctcgttggagtgttacaagctcttggtgaatctaaagaagatctgtaaagttgcaaagactaaagtctcaaatccaaagagatattctttataaaagttaacactcgttcactccctcctaaaacggctcgttctaacacgcccccacatctctacgtcagtatgtgggaagatttgcataacgccgcccagatgttcatgcaaagaaagaaggcataccttttattctcgttgtagtattgttgttgccaccaccgccatgtcatatagatgctgtgtgtttcactgtgaagcAAAACttatttgtttggccttccaaaagagaatgatatccgcttcgtcatgcctggagctgatcacaatatgttaaggggcgtaacatttccatcacaagcTTGAGGCTGGCCagtcacagcacacctcacttttcagaccaatgagccttgtaaaaaatcgacgcgtttcagaaggcagggcatagaggagaaacaataatgtacagtatgtggaaaataatgtgttttttgaaccttaaaccacataaatacatttcattacaccaaatacacaaaataatgttctttttagcagcatcatatgacccctttaagggtgGTATTTGCCCCCTTCATGCTTCATCATGCAGTGAATGCATGGACTCTCAaggcatgtttttatttagtttttccaaaATAAGTGACTGTCAGCTCACATATTGTTAAAACAATCAATATACAATATTATCATAGacgttacatttacatttattcatgtagCAGATTATTCTATTCAAAATGACTTATAAATGAGAAATACAGCAAGCAAGTGCTGCTGATCTGAACTTGATACGGGACAGCAACCAATAGACAGTGAAGACAGACAAAGAGAGGGGTAACGTAGGCTCTCTTAGCCTCATTAAAACCAGTCgtgctgctgcgttctggatcTTTTGAAGAGGTTTGATTGCACATgctggaagtccagccagaagagcattgcagaaGTCCAGTCTAGAGATGACAAGGGTCTGGATGAGGAATTGTGCTGCATGTTCAGTTAGGAAGAGGCTGATCTTCCTGATGTTGCTCAATGCAAACctgtctttgcaatgtggtctttgaaggtcagctggtcatcaaagttCAACCCAAGATTTCTGGCTGATCTTGTtgggattattattattgatgattctagctggatggtgaagttgTGCTTTATTGTTAGAGTGGCCATGCCAAAATGTCCTTCAGGCAGTCTGAGATTTGTGTAGGTACTGTAGGATttagctgtgtgtcatcagcatagcaatggtacaTATCGCACACTCCTATTGTAAAGCAGTTCAGTCCTTTTGAGGACAAGACTCAGTATATCTATGTTATGTAGCCTCTGTGTTGTTTTCCTGCTTCAcaaatgtatattgtatattcatgtatattatCCATTCCTAAGTTTCCTGACTTCTCTGTAATGCCATGTaggtttttcttattttgaactgttcatgtttcctttattaaaataaaataaaataaaatattctggaGCTGATGCTTTGTTAAAACCTTCTTGCAGTGTCACAGTGAAAGCAAAAGAACCATGACCTCTTACTGCAGTCAGTCAGATTTTACAtgtcaattattaaataattgaccAAGCTAAGAACACAGCTATACTCTATGAAGGCTATGTTATAATAAGCCAAAGAAGCATGCAGGGCCCAGGGGGACTGCCCACTTAAAAAATCCCGTAGGAGGGGGGTAAGCCCACCTGACTACCACCTGACTAAGCTTAAATATCCTCAGGAAATACCACTGGTGTTTACAGACTGTGAGGGAGATGTtctgttcagttcagttttatttaaatgtatttataatgtaccTTTGCAGCATACAGTACTCTCACAGATACTGTATTTAACAATCACAGTTGccataaacaataatttaatataaataagtcTAAATATAATTAACCAGACCAGCTAACCATCAATTAACACTAGAGGAAGAggaatttaagaatttaattgcTTGGGGCATAAAAGATAGTTTGGGCCTGTTTTTCATGCATCGGGGCATATAATATCATCAGCCAGATGTCAATATTTCAAAAGCGTAAGATAAAGGATGCCTCTTATCATTCACAATAATGTTAGCTTTACTCAACactctttctttatatatattctctatacTCTGTAACTGTATACCAAACAGTTTACACGCTATTGTTACCACCTTCCCCACTGACCTCCTATGAACCTTTGAAGCATTGCCATATCAACAAATCACACAGAATATCATAACACTTTCAATTAAAGCCCTATAAAACATCAAAGACATTCTGCTATGGGCATTAAAAGAAAGATATGTCTTTATGAAACACATTATCTGTTGTATCTTCTTGCTTACAAAATCAGTCCATGCATCTCATCTAAGTTTATGGTCCAACATCATACTGAGTTGTTTATAATGTGTTATGTGCTCCCCATTCATTAATGTTGGATGGGATAtattctgctctctctctctctctaaaatcaataaatcatctCCATAGTTTTGGAGATATTTGAGATGAGATTTGAGCTTAAAAAGAAATCCAAAACAGGCCTGTGCTTTTCCTCCCTATAATGTGAGGCTCGCAAGAGAAGTATCATCTgcatactttataatatatatttttaagagaaCTTGAACAGGAATTTGTATACAAGATGAACAATAGTGAAGATAAGACACATCCCTAAAGTGATCCAAtcaaagtaataattttattcaaaatgtagcGAGATGTATGTGATAGAAAAGTCTCCAAGTGAGTCTGATGGATGGAAGGACTGGGTGAGATGCGAGGGTAAAGTCTTCAGGcattttatgtacaatatctggCTTAAAATAGACTGGCTGGTTAATACTTACataatcttttgtgtgtgtgtgtgtgtgtgtgtgtgtgtgtgtgtgtgtgtgtgtgtgtgtgtgtgtgtgtgtgtgtgtgtgagagagagagagaaaaagagagagagcgacaACTGAACCTAATCAGCATCTAATCAGAGGATAGACAGATACTTTCTCCACAGAAGTGGTTGACTGAAGGAGATCCGCTGACTCTGATCTTTGAGGTTTACGGGTCCTCTACAGGCTGGACATTCAGCTGAAACTGAATTCAGTCTAACTGTTTCATTAGGTAAGATATAATATGCTTAATGTGgtaacttttaaattaaagggTTCTATCCAAGttagaaatgttatttaaagatAGTTGTGCTTTAACACTATGGTAAAGCAGTTCAGTCCTTTATAATATAAGGCTCAGTACAGTAATgtacatacagtaggtagacatccaaaatgggccgcggcgttaactgcaaatcagtcgcgtgttaaaatcattcgcgaaactaccgccaggtggcgcaaagggacggtttgcgaaatgaatgtaattgtaaaatgaaacgaagacgttaaacaacaataacattataatatacattataacatccttaaacgccattaaaaaaataggatagtcgtAGACTACattctactcatcaaaaatttaaagaaaggcctttacacaaaggctcttatgcatgctattgtttttaaacagtcattatatatatatatatatatatatatatatctatatatatatatatatatatatatatatatatatggattaaaatttttcatttcggttcagtcttggttaaaaaaaaaaaaagaaaataataatcttcaggttccatttgcagagcgaaatgagaacggtccagcatttacaaataattcttattaactctgttataattcttgatttttcaaactgctaacactttgcatttttgaattatgcctttactgtgtgaccaataattgtgaattgtgactttgatcgcgctggtgcctcacgcgcacatattcattggaaacagaagtcgttcaccgagccatgcggcgcaagCATCGGGCCACTTTggaatatttttgctaattatgatttttttccccgtcgatactgaaaaaCGTGtaaaatccaaagcctattttacctaataaataagagtttagcttcaaatgggcaacatgtttggatttgtcccgaatgagagagataagcccaaccttacattatgtaggctatcgctttaaattattttaattattatttttgttgttgtttataagcctatattattatatggcctgctgcaattatatttatccattagaattatatatttgtaattcttgttctgttctgatacattttttacatgtaaaggatttgttgtaaagtgaagggaactaaaaatgtcctgttggtacattagcctacagCATTATTAggtctgccgttattatttctgaatgtaataaaatgcaactctcacaaatgtaatttattttttagcgtgttttcgtgtatgtttttatccagctttatttttccattgcatctaaaatgactttgtgcatcacattttttttaaatgtgattaaattcatagattttttaaatctatgaatcgctcgcatatctcctacaacctacaaataagggctaatagaggttctttctttaattatttatttataatgtttattcttgaagaaaataagtaatttattatttaataaaataagggacgatccaaatatttgtaatgtacaataatataggcctatatctgcctgcagttaaaaagttatatttgtttttgattcatccatttatgtaggctacaatttagcctattctaaaaataaaaaataaaaataaataatgtcataaaaaatgccatcggtctgaataaattttaccattatagaatcggggtagtaatttaggaggtgaaaatacagtgaaattacaaatggcatgggattttgaagcatgacaactgaaggtctatgaaacattttccttcaggcagactaaatgttttcctgccttgctaaatgttgggttagtttcagtttgcgcgagtcccgcgcgctgtgaagcgggagcagcttacataggattccgcttggtcttaaagacttctgcaaacgcctacgttcacaaataacaatgattttggcaaaaaataatgattaattatcaattgataatttgttattattttggtctagtgaaaataatattatgggctgcgggaaaataatgaataaaaagagtaaggctgctgtgagtacaggcatgttttcaaacccagtaacatgagaacacaccgttcctcacagccaaaaaacagaccgaattcagttcagctggagggggctggggggtagttctatataacttgtgggggtcgagataaaggtgtgaatctcttgctctttcatatggacagtcttatgagggtttcaaacttgcagaacaggttttaggacaactttaaagaaaggtttgatccacttcaaatgttgactactgtatagcgcaataaagtgtATTAGTTAggtattataacttaatttcagaggaggctgccttaacttaaaaaaaaaaaaaaaaaaaaactgttgcattagggctgggcgataggcatatggcctaaaaaaatccccgatttttttcacacaaaaaaatccgatttacagtTTAAatcgatttattttttttgcctccctacttaaaatcaatattcaaatgacaaggaaattgttcaaaacaagttttaatataacaatatattattttttaatactagcccatcatgcatctaaccatccactcggcgttaagagccgTTCAgatggcagctccgcagtgagtcagtgtcatggacggaggacagaccaagtgtaggcctaaatcagttttctagtctatattttcatctcgttatgtcGCTGCCACTCTTAGAagaaaaggttctatatagaaccttaAAAGGTTCTATCAGGCGCTACGTATTTGGAACCCCTAAAAGGTTCTATAAAGAAACCCTTTTTAAGGGTTCAATCAAAAGAACCCTTTAGGGTTCTTTGTAACCAGGAAAAAGGTTCTATATGGAACCTTTTAGGGGTTCATtcattatcatttgttttgtcCTTTCCggattaaatatttcatattattgacAAACATCAAGaccctaaaatgtaaaaatgtaattcacataaAAAAGTCACCcatgaatactgaaaaaaaagcacaccCAAAGTGCATAGAactagtaatttatttatattaacaaaaataatgactattacTGAAAGAATGCTACTGTAATTTCAAGTATTCAAGGCTTTAAATGTAcaaatcaacattaaaacatcaaccatttaaaaaaatatctcataaataatgaaaacagtttcACCTACatctacaaattacaaaataagtccataaaatgtacaaaattacatTAATCTAGCAGTAAAACATAATGCAAATATACAGATTCATCTAAATTCCCATCAGTGTTAGAACAACATCAAGTCCCTCAAAACTACAAATAAATCCATATTAATATAACTCACAATGGAAATATACAGATATAGAAGTACTTCAAATCtacaaattcatataaatatcacTCATAAAGAATGTGAATACATAGATTAAAATTCAGATCAGCATTTCAGAACACTAAGTACGTCAAatctacacatttacattaatatcACTCATAAAGAATTGTAATTACAGATTCAAATTCAGATCAGCATTTCAGAATAACATCAATCGcctcatatttacatattttacattagcaCTATTCATGACATATCAAAGTATTATGATAATTGGTTATACATTTTGAGCACTGGGACAGACAGTTTTTTTTGGCTGTTGGAGAGTTTAAACAGGTAGTGCTCAACAAAATTCATCGTGTGAGTGATGTGCTTGGGGTATTCCACACTGAATACGAAATAAGTAGCAAAGAGGCACTCCATTGCCTCCATCACATCCATTTCTGCGCTCACAATGTTGACACCCTCCATATTGATGCTGGCTCTTTTTGCATGGAGGGGGTTTGAAGCTTCATGAAAAACTATAGTCGGAGTTGGCTTTACTGATTCCTGCAAATTGGaaaaacatataaattatttgtgaaataactTAGAATACAGTAGTCCCAAAAGTTAAAATTCCATCAAAAATGATCATTTAGTCAACCCCATTTTGCCCAAAATTTGCATGACTTTTCTGTGGTGAAAAACAAAAGGCAGAATGATAGCCTTAGTCATGTTTTAACTGCCTTTGCATACTTTCTTCCAAACAATTAAGGATGTGACTGACCATTTTTTACCACAGTGGTAAGGGCCAATTCACTGGCTAGGTTGCACACACAACTCAGAAACAATCATGAGCACAGAAACTTCTTTTCAAGATCAATgcaatattcaataataaaatagctTGGATAGcatactgaaaaactaaaaagcaaCAATGTATCtgtttttgatttaactaaacTTGCAGCTTGATTATTGAAGAGACACTACACAAACATTATTCACACATGCagtttctcactttctctctgttgttaatttaaataaatgcaatccgTTCAAGCTACATGATTTCTGTATCTGATTTAAAGCATGCAGAATGCTAGATCTAAAGGcctgttgccaaaaaaaaaatgcatcagtggTTTTTTGCCTCCACGTCTTTCATTTAAATTGTGCAAATGTTTTTGTGAGAAACTGAGcatttttaacatctttgtaTTTCTCCTGATATTACAAAGCAACTGTCAATAAGAGTAAAACATTCTTGATTAGAACATTCTTCTACAAGagcaagacatttttttatttaattttgttgtcacATTCACAGAGCTACATGCAATCAAGTGATCGTGGCTGTCAATTCTTTAAAATTACGGCATCTCAAATATCTGCTCATCACAATGAACGTCATACAGTTTGGAACTCTAAAGTTCAGATAATTTTCTGAAACCCCCCCACCAGCTCACGACCCACCCCCACCAACACAAAAACATGACATATCAAAACTTACATTGTCCAGACAGAAGAGAAACTTGCTGTTTTCTCTGAATAAAGATGGTAAGATTAGCAGTGCGGCATTTTTCTCCAGATCTGCAATatcagtttacacaaaaacaaaaaacaaaacaggttaCTGGTTCACACTCTATTTTAGCTGTGATGGTTGTCTCGGTTTACATTACATTCACAGTGTTTTTGGAAACCCCGTCAATTTGAATGTATAACAACatctaaataataacattattattttgcttatttttaaattcaattattaatatataaagactgaaatattactgtaattactttgtcaaataaaatatttatataatttattttacacttcactttcaaacattaatcattaattagTATGTGAGCAGAGCAGCATCCAAAATCAAAGTACTTCTGCTGAGATTCTGAAGTATGCTTACAATGGATACTTTACTACTCCATGAGACGAcaggagaggatttatgaatggcagtgaagcaatgcaactgaggttgtaaaaaaaaaaaaaaaatgaaatgcaaaatgtctCAGTTCACATTACTTTAATCTCCGATCTCTGTGTGCAAgtgttttgtgtgcatgtatgtcattgaaaagcagcacattaaactttaattgtaattaaactgaCTGGAACTACCTGTGAATCAAATTGttttaatgcacaccttttagccaatcagaatcaaatattcagacagaccatggtataaATAGATTTATTACAGTAACCGTTCAACAAACCAAGCAACTAATGGTAGTGttaaggaaaaaaagaacatactttttgtgtttgtgtcagtttGCTGTAGTAAACTCTTCAGCACATCCCTCTGACTTCCATGTCTAGCCACATTTAAGATGTTTGGGGCCAGAACTTGAAGAGCAGACTCTAGATTAAGATGAAGGTCCTTCCCAAACCGCATCTTCACTTCATGCAGCAGctaccaaaaaagaaagaaagaaaaaaatcattaaaacaattttgactgtttttattcatacaaaaaaatttgaaaatgcagTGGAAATACTAAACTCAAAGGaaacaacactaaaaacaaataCTCACAAGTTGTGGAACCCGAAGAAATGGGAACATGTCCATGACCTCTCGTGTTGATTTTGTCATTAAATCGACTCTTTTAAAAAGAGTGCATTTCATTCGATTTTTTATGTTGGTGTAGTCGGGTTATCTTTTACGTAGTTCAGCATTTATCACAGTAATGTGCTCCTGAAAACTTAATTGATCTTCTCCAATATTTTCCAGGTTTAATATAATCTGAAAAAAGTAGTAGATAACAAAATTCCTATTGTATATCTACAATCTCCTAGCATTACTGGTCAATAACCAAgcaattttaagacattttagtgAAGAAAGATAAAACAGACAAACCTCCTGGGACTGGGTGGAAACCGGATTATCAGTACACAGGAGTACTGGAAAGTTTGCAGTCTTGCATCTTTTTGTTTGCTGAAATGAGCAAAAGACAGTTCATATAAGGAAAAATATTTAGAAGTGACATAGCACAAATAACTGAAAATCAATAATCAGTAAAATTAAAGCATTcattcacccccccaaaaaaaaatctgtcaccaTTTAATTGTTTAcctttgttgttccaaacccacatgACTTTTATTCAAGGAtgtcaagaataaaaaaaaaaacttgattcgGCCGTATGTCTCATACTGCAGATTGTATGGCTTGGAATATAATGCAAGAGTTGTGTGGACTACTTTTACTTTACTATAACTATTTTTTACATGGTGCTTTTGCATAGCTTTTGAAGGTAGAAAATGGCACCACTCATTGAGAACAACTAGTACATTCCCAAAATCTGACCCTTACCCAGGGGGCAAAGGGGGTTTAGCAGACATGGGCTGCTGTAAAAGGTtgtcatataaaaatgaaatctatGATGTCTGAGGATCACAACCTGGGTGGACAACCTGGTCAACAAGCTGCTGGAAACTTGTAATTAGGGGTCAAAACAATGCTACCTCAAATTCTGCTTTAAATCACCCAAACATGCTAAAAAGGTTTAATTATCAATGCCTTGATTGTACATGTAATTAGAATGAAAGAGTTAACAATGCCTCTTAATTCATAGGtaggcaaaaaaaagaaaaaaatattgaacattcCATTTGTAATCGGTAGCATTCTTTTCcctttgttgttgttaaaataaacaaattaccaTGTGAAGTTAACTTTTAATAGATGAAATCATATTTTGACATTGCAATGTAAAAGTTCAGTTTGTTTCTAGCATAACGTATCAGGGAAATATGGCTCAGGATtcatgaatataattaaacctttTTAGCATGCTTGGGTGATTCCGGGGAGTTAAAGCAGAATTTGAGGTAGCATTGTTTTGACCCTAATTACAAGTTTCCAAAAGCATGTTGACCGGGTTTGTCCACCCAGGTTGTGATCCTCAGACatcatagattttatttttatatgacaaCCTTTTACAGCAGCCCATGTCTTATTTCCTAAAAAAACAGGTGTTTTGCCCCCTGGGTACCTTTTGTGTTGCATAAAGTTTAGGAACCaagtgagagtgagtaaataacaacagaatttccttttttttttggtaaacaaatcCAATTGTAAAGTGAAAGTTTAATGTATGCTTAGGAAATTACTGGTGTATACCTCCTCTTCAGAGACAAGGCCATCAGAGACTGAGATATCCAGTGCATTCCTTTTAACACCAAATTTCTTCTTCATCTCTTGAACTGCTGATGAATGCACTAAAGgaattctctcttttttaaatttgttacgCAGACAATGCAGAAGGGTATCCTGcagacacatgcaaaaaaaaattcaatttatacCACAGTTCTGGTCCTCGAATATGTAATTCTAAAATGACATGTATACTTAATAGATTTATTGCTGGCAAGCAAGATTTGAGGTTGAGTTTGAAACCTGTGGACTTAAGCTTGTGAAATGTAACATTGTACTTACATGACCAGAGGGGCTAGTATCCTTCAGGAAAGGAAATCTTTTGATCAGACTTCCAAGAACATCCGTGTATATCTTGTGGCTTGGATACCTAAGAAAAAGGCATATATCagtttaaattaactattttgcTTATGCtttttaggcatttttttttaataatatgtatacCATGTGTACTTTGTGATGCTATCAAACAACACTTGAATTAGCAGTGATCGCAGATgtgatttttcctttttcttgaaAGATGGATCCTTCCTCTGTAATGATTCATTAAGTTCTGGTGGAAAATCAGGGAGGCTAAAAACTGCAGGCCACGGCTCACAGCACTTTTGCCTATACAAAAAGTAAGTGTTAATTTTTCACCTAGGCCAAATGCATAAACTAATTTCAATTCAAGCCATTCTACTAACTGAGTGTGATGCATTTGAATCTCCGAAGAGGTTTCCACACCAGTTTCttgtctgtattaaaaaaaaaatatatatatattttttttttatatttgcatacaCATATTACAGCTGGGAGAATGGGTCCTACTTACTCCATTGAAGACGATCTCTTCAGTCTTTCAAGTTCCTTTAAAAAGATCACTTGCTGTTTCATTGTGGGGAATAGTTTCTCTGCACCATCCTTTCTGTTAAGCCCAACAGGGTTTCTCCATCAATCTCTTGCtctatttaaaataatcagtACTGTTTTCAAACTTTG includes:
- the LOC122134495 gene encoding uncharacterized protein LOC122134495, which translates into the protein MKQQVIFLKELERLKRSSSMEQETGVETSSEIQMHHTQQKCCEPWPAVFSLPDFPPELNESLQRKDPSFKKKEKSHLRSLLIQVLFDSITKYTWYPSHKIYTDVLGSLIKRFPFLKDTSPSGHDTLLHCLRNKFKKERIPLVHSSAVQEMKKKFGVKRNALDISVSDGLVSEEEQTKRCKTANFPVLLCTDNPVSTQSQEIILNLENIGEDQLSFQEHITVINAELRKR